In one window of Juglans regia cultivar Chandler chromosome 3, Walnut 2.0, whole genome shotgun sequence DNA:
- the LOC109011093 gene encoding protein kinase PINOID-like encodes MLERGRESDSELSSEALNSGYSSMSSDSCSSFSRLSFELIVPTSHSSPDNLSVKPHRSSDFAYSAIRSATGRRRNGCLTFRDFRLIRRIGAGDIGTVYLCALRDCDYSGDEEPCFYAMKVVDKEALAKKKKVQRAEMERKILKMLDHPFLPTLYAEFEASHFSCIVMEFCSGGDLHSLRHKQPYKCFSLTSARFYAAEVLVALEYLHMLGIVYRDLKPENVLVRSDGHIMLSDFDLSLCSDAIAAVESPSSSPGPSTPRTPSYNRAVHTTFSCFSNRLFRSRKVQTLTSNRLFVAEPVDARSCSFVGTHEYVAPEVASGGSHGNAVDWWAFGIFIYEMIYGRTPFAAPSNEATLRSIIKEPLSFPTSTPSGALELHARDLISGLLNKDPVQRLGSKRGAADVKKHPFFKNLNFALIRSLPPPEIPHLRRMKTTPLCRARSDATQSTAFEYF; translated from the exons ATGTTAGAGCGTGGACGGGAATCTGACAGCGAGCTGAGTTCGGAGGCTTTGAATTCTGGCTATAGTTCGATGAGCAGCGATAGTTGCAGCAGCTTCAGCCGCCTCTCCTTCGAGCTGATCGTCCCGACTTCGCATTCCTCCCCTGATAACCTCTCCGTGAAGCCTCACCGTTCATCCGACTTCGCCTACTCAGCCATCCGCTCTGCCACAGGTCGCCGCAGGAATGGCTGCCTCACGTTCCGCGATTTCCGTCTCATCCGTCGCATCGGTGCCGGAGACATCGGTACCGTCTACCTTTGCGCCCTCCGCGATTGTGACTATTCCGGCGACGAGGAGCCGTGCTTCTACGCGATGAAGGTGGTTGACAAGGAGGCGTtggcgaagaagaagaaggtgcaGAGGGCGGAGATGGAGAGGAAGATTCTTAAGATGCTAGATCATCCGTTCTTACCGACGCTATACGCGGAGTTTGAGGCCTCGCATTTCTCTTGCATTGTGATGGAGTTCTGCTCCGGCGGTGACTTGCACTCATTAAGGCACAAGCAGCCATATAAGTGTTTCTCTCTCACCTCCGCGAG GTTTTATGCAGCCGAGGTTCTTGTGGCATTGGAATACCTCCACATGCTCGGAATAGTGTACCGGGACCTAAAGCCCGAGAACGTTTTAGTCAGATCCGACGGTCACATCATGCTCTCCGACTTTGACCTCTCTCTCTGCTCCGATGCGATCGCAGCCGTCGAATCCCCATCGTCCTCCCCGGGTCCATCGACCCCACGGACACCGTCATACAACCGCGCCGTGCACACGACCTTCTCCTGCTTCTCCAACAGGCTGTTTCGGTCACGCAAGGTGCAAACCCTAACCTCCAACCGGCTTTTCGTGGCTGAGCCAGTAGACGCCCGGTCGTGCTCCTTCGTCGGCACCCACGAATACGTGGCGCCGGAGGTCGCGTCCGGTGGATCGCACGGGAACGCGGTTGATTGGTGGGCATTCGGGATCTTCATCTACGAGATGATCTACGGCCGCACGCCCTTCGCGGCTCCATCGAACGAGGCCACCCTGCGCAGCATCATAAAAGAGCCCCTCAGCTTTCCGACCTCCACGCCCTCCGGCGCGCTCGAGCTCCACGCGCGGGACCTAATATCCGGGTTGCTGAACAAAGACCCGGTTCAACGCCTCGGATCGAAGCGCGGAGCCGCCGACGTGAAAAAACACCCTTTCTTCAAGAATCTGAACTTCGCTCTCATACGGTCTCTCCCACCGCCAGAGATCCCGCACCTGAGAAGGATGAAAACGACGCCGTTGTGTCGCGCGAGGAGCGATGCAACACAATCCACGGCGTTCGAGTATTTCTGA